A genomic segment from Halomonas sp. TA22 encodes:
- a CDS encoding DUF368 domain-containing protein produces the protein MGAADAVPGVSGGTIAFVTGIYEELIHTIKQFGPSAFGAWRRGGLGMLFVHLNLMFLIPLLAGIAISLISVAHLVTWLMEEQRVLLDAFFFGLVAASAMVVSRSLTHWRIWHVLPLLAGLLLAKLLPALMPLISTLGSESLMLMIGGAIAISAMLLPGVSGSFLLLTMGLYGTVMQGIRGFDLLLIVQFGIGCAIGLFFFSRLLSWLLRAFHIGTLQLLIGFILGSLPLLWPWRELVTYQLGPNNQMIPLAYRYLTPGDYALLIGGSAQLIPAIALMLAGLLLVLAVGHGTHDKTRSDKKEGSDA, from the coding sequence ATGGGGGCCGCCGACGCGGTGCCCGGGGTCTCCGGCGGCACCATTGCCTTCGTCACCGGCATCTATGAAGAGCTGATCCATACCATCAAGCAGTTCGGCCCCAGCGCCTTCGGGGCCTGGCGCCGCGGTGGCCTGGGCATGCTCTTCGTGCATCTCAACCTCATGTTTCTGATACCGCTGCTTGCGGGGATCGCGATCAGCCTGATCAGTGTCGCCCACCTAGTGACCTGGCTGATGGAGGAACAGCGGGTGCTGCTCGATGCGTTCTTCTTCGGCCTGGTGGCCGCCTCGGCGATGGTGGTCAGCCGCAGCCTGACGCACTGGCGCATCTGGCATGTGCTGCCGCTGCTGGCCGGGTTGCTGCTGGCCAAGTTGCTGCCGGCGCTGATGCCTCTCATCAGTACGCTAGGCAGCGAATCGCTGATGCTGATGATCGGTGGCGCCATTGCCATCAGTGCCATGCTGCTACCCGGCGTGTCGGGTAGTTTCCTGCTGCTCACCATGGGGCTCTACGGCACGGTCATGCAGGGCATTCGCGGCTTCGATCTGCTGCTGATCGTGCAGTTCGGCATCGGCTGCGCGATCGGGCTGTTCTTCTTCTCGCGCCTGCTCTCGTGGCTGCTGCGCGCCTTTCATATCGGCACCCTGCAGCTACTGATCGGTTTCATTCTCGGCTCGCTGCCACTACTGTGGCCTTGGCGAGAGCTGGTCACCTACCAGCTGGGACCGAACAACCAGATGATCCCGTTGGCCTACCGTTATCTGACACCGGGCGACTATGCCCTGCTGATCGGTGGGTCGGCGCAATTGATTCCCGCGATCGCGTTGATGCTCGCCGGGTTGTTATTAGTGCTTGCCGTGGGGCATGGCACTCACGACAAGACACGCTCCGACAAGAAGGAAGGCTCCGATGCGTAA
- a CDS encoding protein-L-isoaspartate(D-aspartate) O-methyltransferase has product MHSLDLSDDRLRGVGMTSQRTRDRLVARLIEAGIANPEVLETIGREPRHLFLDEALAHRAYEDTALPIGLGQTLSQPWIVARMTELVVAESPRRVLEIGTGSGYQTLILSRLMPAIWSLERIATLHHRADERLRLLGADNVRLRLADGGHGWSEAAPFDVILLTACASELPEALLAQLTDGGVLIAPLEDADGQQWLTRVRRRGQRYDYQRLEAVRFVPLLEGVIR; this is encoded by the coding sequence ATGCACTCACTTGATTTGAGCGATGACAGATTACGCGGTGTCGGCATGACATCGCAACGAACCCGTGATCGGCTAGTCGCCAGGCTGATCGAGGCGGGTATCGCCAATCCCGAGGTGCTCGAGACGATTGGCCGCGAGCCGCGTCACCTGTTTCTCGATGAGGCACTGGCACATCGCGCATACGAGGATACCGCACTACCCATCGGTCTTGGGCAGACCCTCTCGCAGCCGTGGATCGTGGCGCGCATGACCGAGCTGGTTGTCGCCGAATCGCCGCGCCGGGTGCTCGAGATTGGCACCGGCTCCGGTTATCAGACGCTGATCCTCTCGCGTCTGATGCCGGCGATCTGGTCGCTGGAGCGTATCGCCACCCTGCATCATCGCGCCGACGAGCGGCTTCGGTTGCTCGGTGCCGACAATGTGCGCCTGCGCCTGGCCGATGGTGGCCATGGGTGGTCGGAAGCGGCGCCGTTCGATGTCATCCTGCTCACCGCCTGTGCCAGCGAACTTCCCGAGGCGCTGCTTGCGCAGCTCACCGATGGGGGAGTGCTCATCGCCCCGCTGGAAGATGCCGACGGCCAACAGTGGCTGACCCGGGTTCGCCGGCGAGGCCAAAGATACGATTACCAGCGCCTCGAGGCAGTACGCTTCGTGCCGTTGCTTGAAGGAGTCATTCGTTGA
- the surE gene encoding 5'/3'-nucleotidase SurE, with translation MRKLLLSNDDGVHAPGLRALYEALSPHARLRVVAPDRDKSGASNSLTLSRPLAMTALDNGFYSVDGTPADCVYLGVNGVWDDKPDLVISGINHGGNLGDDVLYSGTVAAAMEGRNLGMTAIAMSLVGSRHFDTAGRVAASLVGAADTLSLPPRSLLNVNVPDLPWEEIRGFRVTRQGFRGPAATPMRVSDPRGRERFWIAAAGENADDGSDTDFAAIEAGYVSITPLQTDLTRHAALQDVQGWLDALT, from the coding sequence ATGCGCAAACTGTTACTCTCCAATGACGATGGCGTTCATGCGCCGGGACTCAGGGCACTCTACGAGGCGCTGTCGCCGCATGCCCGCTTGCGCGTGGTGGCGCCCGATCGCGACAAGAGTGGGGCGAGCAACTCGTTGACTCTGTCGCGGCCACTGGCAATGACCGCACTGGACAACGGTTTCTACAGTGTTGACGGCACCCCGGCCGACTGCGTTTACCTGGGCGTGAACGGCGTCTGGGACGACAAGCCCGACCTAGTGATTTCCGGCATCAATCACGGTGGCAACCTGGGCGATGACGTGCTCTACTCCGGCACCGTGGCGGCGGCCATGGAGGGACGCAACCTGGGCATGACGGCGATCGCCATGTCGCTGGTGGGCTCGCGCCACTTCGATACCGCCGGGCGCGTGGCGGCCAGCCTGGTCGGGGCCGCCGATACGCTCTCCCTGCCACCACGCAGTCTGCTCAACGTCAATGTGCCGGACCTTCCGTGGGAGGAGATCCGTGGCTTTCGTGTCACCCGCCAGGGGTTTCGCGGACCGGCGGCCACGCCGATGCGGGTCAGCGATCCACGTGGACGCGAGCGCTTCTGGATTGCCGCGGCGGGGGAGAATGCCGATGATGGGTCGGATACCGATTTCGCTGCCATCGAGGCGGGCTATGTGTCGATCACGCCGCTGCAGACCGATTTGACCCGACATGCAGCACTTCAAGACGTTCAGGGCTGGCTGGATGCACTCACTTGA
- the truD gene encoding tRNA pseudouridine(13) synthase TruD encodes MSDAPAPPAAWPPHWPRALDADFGPPASGDYRVTPEDFIVEERLGFEPEGEGEHLWLWVEKRDLSTIELARRLATACEVTPRDIGFSGMKDRYAIARQWLSVHLPGREAPADLEARLAETPVRLIEQRRHPRKLKRGVHRANRFELRLTGEAIDDARFEARWQRLVDAGVANYFGPQRFGPGGRNLAKARAVLARGWRKRDDRDGMLLSSARSYLFNQLLARRVAEGSWSGVLEGELAILDGTASQFRVEALDDSLRERAAILDVHASGVLWGVGELASRGIAAEHERVVAQQEASLAAGLERAGVRMGRRALRIRLSEPSLLRRDAAVHVSFELPRGAFATAVLRELMSHSTL; translated from the coding sequence ATGAGTGATGCCCCGGCGCCGCCTGCTGCCTGGCCTCCCCATTGGCCTAGGGCGCTCGATGCCGATTTCGGGCCGCCGGCCAGTGGCGATTACCGTGTCACCCCCGAGGACTTCATCGTCGAGGAGCGCCTGGGCTTTGAGCCGGAAGGCGAGGGGGAGCACCTCTGGCTATGGGTCGAGAAGCGTGACCTGAGCACCATCGAGCTGGCCCGGCGCCTGGCGACCGCCTGCGAGGTGACGCCACGCGACATCGGCTTCTCCGGCATGAAGGATCGCTATGCGATTGCCCGGCAGTGGCTCTCGGTGCACTTGCCGGGGCGCGAGGCGCCGGCCGACCTCGAGGCACGCCTGGCCGAGACCCCGGTGCGGCTGATCGAGCAGCGCCGTCATCCGCGCAAGCTCAAGCGCGGCGTGCATCGTGCCAACCGTTTCGAACTGCGGCTGACGGGCGAAGCCATTGACGATGCGCGATTCGAGGCGCGCTGGCAGCGCCTGGTGGATGCCGGCGTGGCCAACTATTTCGGCCCGCAGCGCTTCGGCCCCGGTGGGCGCAACCTGGCCAAGGCGCGTGCGGTACTGGCGCGTGGCTGGCGCAAGCGCGACGACCGCGACGGCATGCTGCTCTCCAGTGCGCGCAGCTACCTGTTCAATCAACTGTTGGCCCGGCGGGTCGCAGAGGGTAGCTGGAGTGGCGTGCTGGAGGGGGAGCTTGCGATCCTCGACGGTACCGCCAGCCAGTTTCGGGTCGAGGCGCTGGACGACTCCCTGCGGGAACGGGCGGCGATTCTGGATGTCCATGCCAGCGGCGTGCTCTGGGGCGTGGGCGAACTGGCCAGCCGAGGCATTGCGGCGGAGCATGAGCGGGTGGTGGCGCAGCAGGAGGCGTCGCTCGCCGCGGGGCTCGAGCGTGCCGGCGTGCGCATGGGGCGGCGTGCGCTGCGCATACGCCTGAGTGAGCCGAGCCTGCTCAGGCGCGACGCTGCCGTGCACGTGAGCTTCGAGCTTCCGCGTGGCGCCTTCGCCACGGCGGTGCTGCGTGAACTGATGAGCCATTCGACACTATGA
- the ispF gene encoding 2-C-methyl-D-erythritol 2,4-cyclodiphosphate synthase, giving the protein MRIGHGFDVHRFGDGDHLMIGGVSIPFEHGFVAHSDGDVLLHAICDALLGACALGDIGRHFPDTDAAWAGADSRELLRHVMALIANAGYRVGNLDATLMAQAPKMAPHIPAMVESIAADLGVAQGTVNVKATTTERLGFTGRGEGIAAEAVVLLSRASDERHL; this is encoded by the coding sequence CTGCGTATCGGTCATGGCTTCGACGTGCATCGCTTCGGCGATGGTGATCATCTGATGATCGGTGGCGTCTCGATCCCCTTCGAGCATGGCTTTGTCGCCCACTCCGACGGTGACGTGCTGCTGCATGCGATCTGCGATGCGCTGCTTGGTGCCTGCGCGCTTGGCGATATCGGTCGCCACTTCCCCGATACCGACGCGGCCTGGGCCGGGGCCGACAGCCGCGAGCTGCTGCGCCACGTGATGGCGCTTATCGCCAATGCCGGTTACCGAGTGGGCAATCTCGATGCCACGCTGATGGCCCAGGCGCCCAAGATGGCGCCACACATACCGGCCATGGTCGAGAGCATCGCTGCCGATCTGGGCGTGGCGCAAGGCACGGTCAACGTCAAGGCCACCACCACCGAGCGGCTCGGCTTCACCGGGCGCGGCGAGGGGATTGCCGCCGAGGCGGTCGTCCTGCTGAGCCGCGCAAGCGATGAGCGCCACCTATGA
- the ispD gene encoding 2-C-methyl-D-erythritol 4-phosphate cytidylyltransferase: MSRLWLIVPAAGKGSRMGAQRPKQYLPLGERCVLELTLTRLHQAFPEAQLRLCLAEDDHWFDPTWVPFADWQRVAGGEQRADSVRQALASLEGQAADDDLVLVHDVARPCVDLNDLARLLEALVDDPVGALLAAPVADTMKRADATKRVAVTESRESLWHALTPQGFRFRLLVNALDEARRLGVTVTDEASAVEALGHAPRLIAGRRDNLKITHPEDLMLAEQILAAQRNSCASLSSPDKEAAS; the protein is encoded by the coding sequence ATGAGCCGCCTGTGGCTGATCGTGCCAGCGGCGGGAAAGGGCAGTCGCATGGGGGCGCAGCGCCCCAAGCAGTATTTGCCATTGGGCGAGCGCTGCGTGCTCGAACTCACCCTGACGCGCCTTCATCAGGCGTTTCCCGAGGCCCAGCTGCGGCTGTGCCTGGCCGAGGACGATCACTGGTTCGATCCCACCTGGGTGCCCTTCGCCGACTGGCAGCGAGTTGCCGGCGGCGAGCAGCGCGCCGACTCGGTGCGCCAGGCGCTCGCCTCCCTTGAGGGACAGGCCGCCGATGATGACCTGGTGCTGGTGCATGACGTGGCCCGCCCCTGTGTCGATCTAAACGATCTGGCGCGGCTGCTCGAGGCGCTGGTCGACGACCCGGTGGGTGCTCTGCTGGCCGCGCCGGTGGCCGACACCATGAAGCGTGCCGATGCGACCAAGCGAGTGGCCGTGACTGAATCGCGCGAGAGCCTCTGGCATGCCCTGACACCGCAAGGGTTTCGCTTTCGCCTGCTGGTCAATGCGCTGGACGAGGCCCGCCGGCTTGGCGTGACGGTCACCGACGAGGCCTCGGCCGTCGAGGCGCTGGGCCATGCGCCGCGGCTGATCGCTGGCCGGCGCGACAACCTCAAGATCACCCATCCCGAGGATCTGATGCTGGCTGAGCAGATCCTGGCTGCCCAGCGCAACTCCTGTGCTTCACTCTCCTCACCCGACAAAGAGGCGGCTTCCTGA
- a CDS encoding septum formation initiator family protein, translating into MLKWLAIVLTVLIALLQYRLWFGEGGLEELAQIRARADVLEEQNSPLRARNERLAAEVVDLKTGLDAIEERGRSDIGMVRADEQFYWVPGVVAGAAIIEQRALPIPAPAELAP; encoded by the coding sequence ATGCTCAAGTGGCTGGCCATCGTCTTGACCGTCTTGATCGCACTGCTGCAGTACCGCCTGTGGTTTGGCGAGGGCGGACTCGAGGAGCTCGCCCAGATTCGCGCCCGTGCCGACGTGCTCGAAGAGCAGAACTCACCGCTGCGGGCACGCAACGAACGCCTGGCTGCCGAGGTCGTCGACCTCAAGACGGGGCTTGACGCCATCGAGGAGCGTGGCCGCAGCGACATCGGCATGGTGCGTGCCGACGAGCAGTTCTACTGGGTGCCCGGCGTGGTGGCCGGGGCCGCGATCATCGAACAGCGCGCCTTGCCGATACCCGCACCGGCGGAGTTGGCGCCATGA
- a CDS encoding GNAT family N-acetyltransferase: MQNLETSLTLREVSSIEALPRAGWNALVDDDHPFLRHEFLAALEGSGAVSPETGWVPRHFGLWQGTTLVGAMPHYDKYHSRGEYVFDWGWADAWERAGGRYYPKGLTAIPFTPAPGPRIVLAEGVDRHAAMARFAEAWEAGSRSSWHLLFAEAQEVDAWRQVRPGLIERHGVQFQWQDRNFGDFEGFLAAMTSKRRKEIRRERRIVAEQGLELVRLTGSEIDDAALAHFYDCYRITYLERGQQGYLNLAFFERLRDSLPDALVLVQARFKGRPVAAALCLQGSRTLYGRYWGSEVQADCLHFEACYYQGIEHCLARGLTRFDPGTQGEHKLSRGFAPVALRSLHHIADPQLHDAVARFCRDEKHHMEAYRAQAMQALPFRR, encoded by the coding sequence ATGCAGAACCTCGAAACGTCACTGACACTGCGCGAGGTATCCTCCATCGAGGCGCTGCCCCGCGCCGGCTGGAACGCCCTGGTGGACGACGACCACCCCTTCCTGCGTCACGAATTCCTCGCCGCCCTGGAGGGCAGCGGTGCGGTCTCGCCCGAGACCGGCTGGGTACCCCGGCACTTCGGCCTGTGGCAGGGCACGACCCTGGTGGGTGCGATGCCGCATTACGACAAGTACCATTCCCGCGGCGAGTACGTCTTCGACTGGGGGTGGGCCGATGCCTGGGAGCGCGCCGGCGGACGCTACTATCCCAAGGGGCTGACGGCGATCCCGTTCACTCCGGCCCCGGGGCCGCGAATCGTACTGGCCGAGGGAGTCGACCGCCACGCGGCCATGGCACGCTTCGCCGAGGCCTGGGAGGCGGGCTCGCGTTCCAGCTGGCACCTGCTGTTCGCCGAAGCGCAGGAGGTCGATGCCTGGCGACAGGTGCGTCCGGGGCTGATCGAGCGTCACGGCGTGCAGTTCCAGTGGCAGGACCGCAACTTTGGCGACTTCGAGGGCTTTCTGGCCGCGATGACCTCGAAGCGGCGCAAGGAGATTCGCCGGGAGCGCCGCATCGTCGCCGAGCAGGGGCTCGAGCTGGTTCGCCTGACCGGTAGTGAGATCGATGACGCGGCCCTGGCACACTTCTATGACTGCTACCGCATCACCTACCTCGAGCGGGGGCAGCAGGGGTACCTGAACCTGGCGTTCTTCGAGCGGCTGCGCGATAGCCTGCCGGACGCGCTGGTGCTGGTGCAGGCGCGCTTCAAGGGACGGCCCGTTGCTGCCGCCCTCTGCCTGCAGGGCAGCCGCACGCTCTACGGCCGCTACTGGGGCAGCGAGGTACAGGCCGACTGCCTGCACTTTGAGGCATGCTACTACCAGGGCATCGAACACTGCCTGGCGCGGGGCTTGACGCGGTTCGACCCGGGCACCCAGGGCGAGCACAAGCTCAGCCGTGGATTCGCCCCGGTCGCGCTACGCTCGCTGCACCATATTGCCGACCCGCAACTGCATGACGCGGTGGCCAGATTCTGTCGCGATGAGAAGCACCATATGGAAGCCTATCGTGCTCAGGCCATGCAGGCGCTGCCGTTTCGTCGCTAG
- the gap gene encoding type I glyceraldehyde-3-phosphate dehydrogenase, whose translation MPLRIAINGFGRIGRNIVRALYENDYRGSVEVVAINDLGNPSINAHLLKHDTVHGYFPFSVSHDGESLSIDGERIRTFSERDPASLPWQSLEVDLVMECTGLFTKREAAAKHLEAGAKRVLISAPSPDADATVVFGVNEQVLTAEHKVVSNASCTTNCLAPLAKALNDSVGIESGLMTTVHAYTNDQHLIDVYHSDPYRARSATHSMIPTKTGAAAAVGLVLPELTGKFDGLAVRVPVINVSLVDLVFTAGRDTTKEEINEIVAKAAEGSKVLGVNAQPLVSIDFNHDARSGVFDANHTRVKGRMVKVMAWYDNEWGFSNRMLDTALVMQAAS comes from the coding sequence ATGCCCCTACGCATCGCTATCAACGGTTTTGGTCGTATCGGCCGTAATATCGTTCGCGCACTTTACGAAAACGACTATCGCGGGAGCGTCGAGGTCGTTGCGATCAATGACTTGGGTAACCCCTCCATCAACGCCCACCTTCTCAAGCATGACACGGTTCATGGATATTTCCCGTTTTCCGTCAGCCATGACGGCGAGAGCCTGAGCATCGATGGCGAGCGTATCCGGACCTTCTCCGAGCGCGATCCGGCCAGCCTGCCGTGGCAATCTCTCGAAGTGGATCTGGTGATGGAGTGCACCGGCCTATTCACCAAGCGTGAAGCCGCCGCCAAGCACCTCGAGGCTGGCGCCAAGCGCGTGCTGATCTCCGCGCCCAGCCCGGATGCCGATGCCACCGTGGTGTTCGGTGTCAACGAGCAGGTGCTCACTGCCGAACACAAGGTGGTCTCCAATGCCTCCTGCACCACCAACTGCCTGGCCCCGTTGGCCAAGGCGCTCAACGACAGCGTCGGCATCGAAAGCGGCCTGATGACCACGGTGCACGCCTACACCAACGACCAGCACTTGATCGATGTCTACCACAGCGACCCCTATCGGGCACGCAGTGCCACCCACTCGATGATCCCCACCAAGACCGGCGCGGCGGCGGCGGTAGGACTGGTGTTGCCGGAACTGACCGGCAAGTTCGATGGCCTGGCGGTGCGGGTGCCGGTGATCAACGTCTCGCTGGTTGACCTGGTCTTCACCGCCGGCCGCGATACCACCAAGGAGGAGATCAACGAGATCGTGGCCAAGGCGGCGGAGGGCTCCAAGGTGCTGGGGGTGAACGCGCAGCCGCTGGTGTCGATCGACTTCAACCACGACGCCCGTTCCGGCGTGTTCGATGCCAACCATACCCGCGTCAAGGGCCGCATGGTCAAGGTCATGGCCTGGTACGACAATGAGTGGGGCTTCTCCAACCGCATGCTGGACACCGCATTGGTGATGCAGGCCGCAAGCTAG